GAAATATATGGTTAAGTTAAATTAGTATAAATGGTTGAATCAAAATAATTCCTTCTTAAGTTCCATTTCTGTCAGAGGGTAATATGAATGTTCTACCATGTTCCATCAACGCACTAAAGGGGTTATACGAGATATCCGGCGTGGAAGTAGGCCAACATTTCTATTGGCAAATAGGGGGTTTCCAAGTGCATGCCCAAGTACTTATAACTTCCTGGGTcgtaattgctatcttattaggTTCAGCCGCTATAGCCGTTCGGAATCCACAAACTATCCCGACCGACGGTCAGAATTTTTTCGAATATGTTCTTGAATTCATTCGAGACGTGAGCAAAACTcaaattggagaagaagaatatggtCCTTGGGTTCCTTTTATTGGAACTCTGttcctatttatttttgtttctaactgGTCAGGTGCTCTTTTACCTTGGAGAATCATACAGTTACCTCATGGGGAGTTAGCTGCACCCACGAATGATATAAATACTACTGTTGCTTTAGCTTTACCCACGTCAGTGGCATATTTCTATGCAGGCCTTACTAAAAAGGGATTGGGTTATTTCGGTAAATATATTCAACCAACTCCAATACTTTTACCAATTAATGTCTTAGAAGATTTCACAAAACCTTTATCACTTAGTTTTCGACTTTTCGGGAATATATTGGCCGATGAATTAgtagttgttgttcttgtttctttagtACCTTTAGTGATTCCTATACCTGTGATGTTCCTCGGATTATTCACAAGCGGtattcaagctctcatttttgcaaccttagccgcggcttatataggtgaatccatGGAAGGTCATCATTGAgtacaaataagaaataagaaaataatgctttgtttgaatttcaaagttcaaacagtcgctttttcttttttcatttcaatcaattcaaaattaagCCCATGAATCTTATTCCAATAAATAATTCATGGGTAGCTCAAGATACCCGCTTGAGGAAATGATTGATATATCAATCTATATTTATGATATGTATGATATAGAGTAGGAACAGATATATATGTACgatattaatatttattatattacgTATTACACTACggaattgtaaaaaaaagggggagattCCCAATTTTTCCTAAGATCCCCCTTTTTTCCTATTCATGTCATACATCGCCTTTATTTGCCCAGTCAATTACGAAGATTCATAATTTGGATAATAAATAATTGTTATCCGTTTGGGACGCGCGACGAAACAACAAGAACTA
This Nymphaea colorata isolate Beijing-Zhang1983 unplaced genomic scaffold, ASM883128v2 scaffold0713, whole genome shotgun sequence DNA region includes the following protein-coding sequences:
- the LOC126409669 gene encoding ATP synthase subunit a, chloroplastic, which translates into the protein MNVLPCSINALKGLYEISGVEVGQHFYWQIGGFQVHAQVLITSWVVIAILLGSAAIAVRNPQTIPTDGQNFFEYVLEFIRDVSKTQIGEEEYGPWVPFIGTLFLFIFVSNWSGALLPWRIIQLPHGELAAPTNDINTTVALALPTSVAYFYAGLTKKGLGYFGKYIQPTPILLPINVLEDFTKPLSLSFRLFGNILADELVVVVLVSLVPLVIPIPVMFLGLFTSGIQALIFATLAAAYIGESMEGHH